One window of the Salmo trutta chromosome 35, fSalTru1.1, whole genome shotgun sequence genome contains the following:
- the LOC115174355 gene encoding protein BTG3-like — MFVEWLTVVKEKFSGHWYPDNPSKGQAFRCIRLNRLQREYAELLQACQESGFQYKDLGLPRKLILWVNPGELCCRYGEKNHAFTVASFFGNEGVTKKVTSAVEGDI, encoded by the coding sequence atgtttgtggagtggttgactgTTGTCAAGGAGAAGTTCAGTGGGCATTGGTACCCTGACAACCCCAGCAAAGGACAGGCCTTCAGGTGTATTCGGCTGAACAGGTTGCAGAGGGAGTATGCAGAGCTGCTGCAGGCCTGCCAGGAGAGTGGGTTTCAGTACAAGGACCTTGGCCTGCCCAGAAAACTCATTCTGTGGGTGAACCCAGGGGAGCTGTGCTGCAGGTATGGAGAGAAGAACCATGCTTTCACAGTGGCCAGTTTCTTTGGTAATGAGGGCGTGACAAAGAAGGTGACCAGCGCTGTGGAGGGTGACATCTGA